The following proteins are encoded in a genomic region of Reichenbachiella sp.:
- a CDS encoding aminotransferase class V-fold PLP-dependent enzyme: MNCQRKKFNLNKKFAYLNCAYMAPLLKKVEKAGIEGIKAKRQPNKVSGEDFFKDAETLRILYSDLINNPEPNRIVMIPSVSYGIGNVVNNIPVGKGENIVLTDGQFPSNVYPWKNHCDKHGADLILVAAPDTEEQRGKKWNEEILKAITQKTKAVSLGHVHWADGTLFDLKTIRKKCDEVGAALIIDGTQSIGALPFDIQEIKPDALIVAGYKWLLGPYTSGLAYYGPRFDQGEPIEQNWINRLHSDDFANLVNYQDEYMEGALRYGMGQQSNFIANPMLIASIKEIRKWGVENIQQYCQDLIQSPLHEVKQLGLYVEDSSARSAHLFGIKFPKEKMENLATALKVNRVSVSIRGEFIRVSPHVYNDERDMKKLIQALKATL; the protein is encoded by the coding sequence ATGAACTGTCAAAGAAAGAAATTTAATCTCAACAAAAAATTCGCTTACCTGAATTGCGCCTATATGGCGCCGTTGCTCAAAAAAGTGGAAAAGGCAGGCATAGAAGGAATCAAAGCCAAACGCCAACCGAATAAAGTAAGTGGAGAAGATTTTTTCAAGGATGCCGAGACCTTACGCATACTTTATTCTGATTTGATCAACAACCCGGAGCCAAACCGCATAGTCATGATACCTTCAGTATCGTATGGTATTGGCAATGTGGTAAACAATATTCCAGTTGGAAAGGGTGAAAATATTGTATTAACTGATGGGCAGTTTCCGAGTAATGTCTATCCCTGGAAAAATCATTGCGACAAGCACGGAGCCGACCTTATTCTTGTGGCAGCGCCAGATACCGAAGAACAACGAGGTAAAAAATGGAATGAAGAAATATTAAAAGCCATTACACAAAAGACTAAAGCCGTAAGCCTCGGTCATGTCCATTGGGCAGATGGTACTTTGTTTGATTTGAAAACCATTCGAAAAAAATGTGATGAAGTTGGCGCAGCCTTGATAATTGATGGCACGCAATCCATAGGCGCTCTACCCTTCGACATACAAGAAATTAAACCTGATGCGTTGATTGTAGCCGGATACAAATGGCTGCTGGGTCCCTATACTTCTGGACTCGCTTATTATGGCCCCAGATTCGATCAAGGGGAACCGATAGAACAAAACTGGATCAATCGATTGCACAGTGATGATTTTGCCAATTTGGTCAATTATCAAGACGAATATATGGAGGGTGCCTTGCGCTATGGCATGGGACAGCAAAGTAACTTCATTGCCAACCCGATGCTGATCGCCTCAATTAAAGAAATACGAAAATGGGGGGTGGAGAATATTCAGCAATATTGTCAAGACCTGATCCAATCGCCATTGCACGAAGTAAAGCAACTTGGACTTTACGTCGAAGATTCATCGGCCCGCAGTGCTCACCTATTCGGCATCAAGTTTCCTAAGGAAAAAATGGAAAACCTTGCCACAGCGCTAAAAGTAAATCGAGTAAGTGTCTCTATTCGTGGAGAGTTTATTCGAGTATCTCCGCATGTATACAATGACGAAAGGGATATGAAGAAACTGATTCAAGCGCTGAAAGCAACACTATAG
- a CDS encoding Rieske (2Fe-2S) protein yields the protein MDKVLVFESKEQAERVIPLNEIRKIRIDKLEICLANTRKGFVAFEKECPHLGDDLSKGKINPDCEVVCPWHSYRFNLTTGDENENRCDSLIIYGTDWENEQLYVFV from the coding sequence ATGGATAAAGTTTTAGTTTTTGAGTCTAAGGAGCAAGCGGAAAGGGTCATTCCATTAAATGAGATCAGAAAAATTAGAATTGACAAACTTGAGATCTGTTTGGCAAATACAAGAAAAGGCTTTGTAGCTTTTGAAAAGGAATGCCCGCATCTGGGTGATGACCTGAGCAAGGGAAAAATTAACCCCGATTGTGAAGTGGTTTGTCCCTGGCATTCTTATCGATTCAATTTAACAACAGGAGACGAAAATGAAAATCGGTGCGACAGTCTGATTATCTATGGCACCGATTGGGAAAACGAACAGCTCTATGTGTTCGTCTGA
- a CDS encoding aminopeptidase P family protein, with translation MRKILGMLLCVLPILASAQQKVSPDDLNSEFHKERRAELRAKMPNNSVAVFFANPIRNRANDVYYIYHQDPNFYYLTGQKEPHGVLLIFKEEQQINEEKLNEILFVRGRDALKELYDGPRLGKDGASEKLDVQMAFENPDFKAFNIDFSTFDKVLFYDFHNDVRNTKEEGDLYDLIEQFKEKAGYNQGDLSIEPQKNNLDVVSLDTLMRELRGVKTEEELALIRKAVDISTIGQREVMKAMRPGMSEAEIQGIHEFVFKKYGAEYEGYPSIVGAGNHGCTLHYIDNYKPAIEDGELILMDLGAEYHGYTADVTRTVPVNGKFTKEQKLIYDLVYEAQQAAADTCKAGIPFSVLYETTKEIVNNGLVELGLYESTADQDVINPETGRNRYYPHGCCHHIGLDVHDKGMYGNLEENMTITIEPGIYIPSGSPSDKKWWDIPVRIEDDYLITKDGCELMSNKAPRKSDEIEKLMKEPSIFTDYQLPELKSGE, from the coding sequence ATGAGAAAAATTTTAGGAATGCTGTTGTGTGTATTGCCAATACTAGCATCAGCGCAGCAAAAGGTGAGTCCAGATGATTTGAATAGCGAGTTTCATAAAGAAAGGCGGGCGGAGCTTAGAGCTAAAATGCCAAACAACTCTGTAGCCGTTTTTTTTGCTAATCCGATTCGCAACAGGGCCAATGATGTGTATTATATCTACCATCAGGATCCGAACTTCTACTACCTGACAGGACAAAAGGAGCCGCACGGTGTTTTGTTGATATTTAAAGAGGAGCAACAGATCAATGAAGAAAAGCTGAACGAAATTCTTTTTGTGAGAGGTCGGGATGCACTGAAAGAATTGTATGATGGGCCTCGATTAGGCAAAGACGGAGCTTCAGAAAAGCTGGATGTTCAAATGGCTTTTGAAAACCCTGACTTCAAAGCTTTCAACATTGATTTTTCAACGTTTGACAAGGTGTTGTTTTATGACTTCCACAATGACGTAAGAAATACAAAAGAAGAAGGCGACCTCTATGACTTGATCGAACAATTCAAAGAGAAGGCTGGCTATAATCAAGGGGACTTGTCCATCGAACCACAAAAAAATAATCTAGATGTAGTATCTCTCGATACATTAATGAGAGAACTTAGAGGAGTCAAGACTGAAGAAGAATTGGCACTGATCAGAAAAGCTGTAGACATATCCACTATAGGTCAGCGAGAAGTAATGAAAGCCATGAGGCCTGGTATGTCTGAAGCAGAAATTCAGGGCATACATGAATTTGTCTTCAAAAAATATGGGGCAGAATATGAAGGCTATCCAAGTATCGTAGGTGCGGGAAATCATGGATGCACGCTACACTATATTGACAACTATAAACCTGCGATCGAAGACGGGGAATTAATACTGATGGATTTGGGTGCAGAGTATCATGGGTACACCGCAGACGTCACTCGTACGGTACCAGTAAACGGAAAATTCACCAAGGAGCAAAAATTGATTTACGATTTGGTGTATGAAGCTCAACAAGCTGCAGCCGATACTTGCAAGGCAGGCATTCCTTTCTCGGTTCTTTACGAAACGACTAAAGAAATCGTGAATAATGGTTTGGTAGAACTGGGTTTGTATGAAAGCACAGCAGATCAGGACGTAATCAATCCAGAAACTGGCAGAAACAGATACTACCCACATGGCTGTTGCCACCATATCGGATTGGATGTTCATGACAAGGGCATGTATGGTAATCTGGAAGAAAACATGACAATCACCATTGAGCCAGGAATCTATATTCCAAGTGGAAGCCCATCAGATAAAAAATGGTGGGACATTCCGGTAAGAATTGAAGATGATTATTTGATTACCAAAGATGGCTGTGAATTGATGTCTAACAAAGCACCACGTAAATCAGATGAAATAGAAAAGCTCATGAAGGAGCCGAGTATTTTCACTGATTATCAACTTCCTGAATTAAAGTCTGGAGAATAA
- a CDS encoding acyl-CoA desaturase codes for MEILIFMLVMWYGGLFFQTFFLHRYSAHQSFTMSRFGEKLCYFLTWVFQGSNYLSAYGYGVMHRMHHAYADTEKDVHSPKYDGNLFAMMWRTKTTYSAITSKKMEVEERFTRDVPEWPAFDRFARSWVSRLLWGTAYFAFFFTFATAWWQWLFLPMAWMMAPIHGAIINWFAHVYGYVNFKVGDTSKNFLPFDFLMMGESYHNNHHKHGNRANFGGVRWHEIDPTYMIMWVMDKLGMIHIKKLEVSVKRESFKKAA; via the coding sequence ATGGAGATATTAATATTTATGTTGGTGATGTGGTATGGTGGTTTGTTTTTTCAGACCTTCTTCTTGCATCGCTATTCAGCGCACCAGAGTTTTACGATGTCAAGATTTGGTGAGAAGCTTTGCTACTTTCTTACTTGGGTATTTCAAGGTTCTAACTATCTAAGCGCCTATGGTTATGGGGTGATGCACCGTATGCACCATGCTTATGCTGATACAGAAAAGGATGTGCACTCGCCTAAATACGACGGCAATTTGTTTGCTATGATGTGGCGTACAAAAACTACATATTCTGCGATAACTAGCAAAAAAATGGAAGTTGAGGAAAGGTTTACCAGAGATGTGCCTGAGTGGCCTGCATTCGACAGGTTTGCAAGGTCTTGGGTATCAAGATTGCTTTGGGGTACTGCCTATTTCGCTTTCTTTTTTACTTTTGCTACTGCTTGGTGGCAATGGCTATTCTTGCCAATGGCCTGGATGATGGCGCCTATTCACGGTGCAATTATCAATTGGTTCGCCCATGTTTATGGATATGTAAATTTCAAAGTAGGGGATACTTCTAAAAATTTCCTTCCATTTGATTTCTTGATGATGGGTGAGAGCTATCACAACAATCACCACAAGCATGGCAACAGAGCCAACTTCGGTGGTGTCCGTTGGCACGAGATCGATCCAACCTATATGATTATGTGGGTGATGGATAAGCTAGGCATGATCCATATCAAAAAGCTAGAAGTTTCTGTGAAACGAGAAAGCTTCAAGAAAGCAGCCTAA
- the uvrA gene encoding excinuclease ABC subunit UvrA produces the protein MAETLKNQVAKNIDQLDPRDFIIIKGARVNNLKNLSVAIPRNKLVVVTGLSGSGKSSLAFDTLFAEGQRKYVESLSSYARQFLGRMEKPEVDYIKGVSPAVAIEQKVNTRNPRSTVGTTTEIYDYIKLLYARIGQTISPVSGNPVKRDTVSTVVNAINQYEDGTKFMVSAPLTLAADRTLEIEFNILLSKGFTRVLVDGALEQIEDLDPQKVDPGKVEILIDRLSVNKEDEDATFRLSDSVQTAFFEGHGDCIIHFREGEPRKFSDRFELDGMTFEEPSVNLFSFNNPYGACRKCEGFGKVLGIDPDLVIADKNLSVYEGAIVPWRSETMKKWLQPLLHMAHDIDFPVHRPVKDLTEDEYDLLWEGTGNFEGLHAFYAFIESQLHKIQYRVMLSRYRGKTTCPDCKGTRLRKDAFYVKVGGKAVSELVLMPIDRALDFFESLELSDYDQKVAKRILKEIQNRLSYMKEVGLGYLTLNRLTSTLSGGEYQRIKLATSLGSALVGSMYILDEPSIGLHPRDTARLGNVLETLKRLGNTVIVVEHEEEVMKRADQIIDIGPAAGIHGGELVFQGDWEAILEEKESVTARFLNGTEFIPTPTRRRPWKHSIDILGARENNLKRIDVSIPLGVLTVVTGVSGSGKSTLIRKILYPALGKIVGVTGEETGKFGELDGDYKMIQRMEMIDQNPLGRSSRSNPVTYVKAYDAIRQLYADQPTAKQRNLKPAHFSFNVDGGRCETCQGEGEVKIEMQFMADLHLTCDECKGKRFKEEILEVTYKDKHIADILDLSIEESLSFFEDQKAIVSKLQPLDDVGLGYVKLGQSSNSLSGGEAQRVKLASFLGKGQSANKEKILFIFDEPTTGLHFKDIEKLLDSINALVDQGNTVLIIEHNMEIIKSADWIIDLGPDGGDHGGQLCFAGTPEDMVKLENNHTARYLREKIN, from the coding sequence ATGGCGGAAACACTAAAAAATCAGGTAGCTAAAAATATAGATCAATTGGACCCACGTGATTTTATTATCATCAAGGGCGCGCGAGTCAACAACCTGAAGAATTTAAGTGTTGCTATTCCAAGAAATAAGCTGGTTGTGGTCACTGGATTATCCGGATCAGGGAAATCATCTTTAGCCTTTGATACGCTTTTCGCTGAAGGCCAGAGGAAATATGTAGAGAGTTTAAGTTCATATGCACGTCAGTTTCTAGGGCGGATGGAAAAGCCTGAAGTCGACTACATCAAAGGAGTTTCCCCAGCAGTGGCTATCGAGCAAAAGGTAAACACCAGAAATCCGCGTTCCACCGTGGGTACCACCACGGAGATTTACGATTACATCAAATTGCTCTACGCTAGAATAGGGCAAACGATCTCGCCTGTCAGCGGTAATCCGGTGAAAAGAGATACCGTATCTACTGTCGTGAATGCCATTAACCAATATGAAGACGGTACCAAATTTATGGTCAGCGCACCACTGACATTAGCTGCTGATCGTACCCTAGAAATAGAATTCAACATTTTGCTAAGCAAGGGTTTTACAAGAGTATTAGTAGATGGAGCGCTAGAGCAAATAGAAGATTTAGACCCTCAGAAAGTAGACCCTGGTAAAGTTGAAATTCTGATTGATCGTTTGAGTGTGAATAAGGAAGATGAAGATGCCACTTTCCGATTGTCTGATTCTGTACAAACTGCATTTTTCGAAGGTCATGGCGATTGTATCATTCATTTCCGTGAGGGCGAACCAAGAAAATTTTCTGATCGCTTTGAATTGGACGGCATGACGTTCGAAGAGCCGTCTGTCAATCTTTTTAGTTTCAACAACCCGTACGGCGCTTGTCGCAAGTGTGAAGGGTTTGGGAAGGTGCTGGGGATAGATCCGGATTTGGTCATTGCTGATAAAAACTTGTCGGTTTACGAAGGCGCCATTGTGCCTTGGCGCAGTGAGACCATGAAGAAGTGGTTGCAGCCCTTGCTCCATATGGCACATGATATAGACTTTCCAGTGCATCGTCCGGTGAAAGATTTGACTGAAGATGAATATGATTTGCTCTGGGAAGGAACAGGGAATTTTGAAGGGCTTCATGCCTTCTATGCTTTTATAGAATCTCAACTGCACAAAATTCAGTACCGTGTGATGCTTTCTCGCTATCGCGGAAAAACCACTTGCCCGGATTGTAAAGGCACCCGATTAAGGAAAGATGCTTTCTATGTAAAAGTGGGTGGCAAGGCTGTTTCGGAACTAGTATTAATGCCTATTGATCGGGCTTTAGACTTTTTCGAATCCCTTGAGTTGAGCGATTATGATCAAAAAGTAGCCAAGCGAATATTGAAGGAAATTCAAAACCGCTTGAGCTATATGAAAGAAGTGGGATTGGGTTATCTCACGTTGAATCGATTGACTTCCACTCTTTCAGGAGGTGAATATCAAAGAATCAAATTGGCTACTTCACTTGGAAGTGCGCTGGTAGGCTCGATGTACATTTTGGATGAACCAAGTATTGGTTTGCACCCGAGAGACACAGCCCGATTGGGCAATGTGTTGGAAACACTCAAACGACTAGGCAACACGGTCATCGTAGTAGAACACGAGGAGGAGGTGATGAAGCGGGCCGATCAGATCATTGACATTGGTCCTGCTGCTGGTATACATGGTGGTGAATTAGTCTTTCAGGGAGATTGGGAGGCGATTTTGGAAGAGAAGGAATCAGTGACCGCGAGATTTCTAAACGGCACCGAATTTATCCCGACCCCAACCCGAAGAAGACCATGGAAGCATAGCATTGATATTTTGGGTGCGAGAGAGAACAATCTAAAACGCATTGATGTTTCTATCCCGTTGGGCGTTTTGACTGTAGTTACTGGAGTGAGCGGTTCTGGCAAATCTACTTTGATTAGAAAAATATTATATCCTGCGCTAGGCAAGATCGTTGGTGTCACTGGCGAAGAAACCGGTAAGTTTGGTGAGCTCGATGGTGACTACAAAATGATCCAGCGTATGGAGATGATCGATCAAAATCCGCTGGGTAGAAGTTCTCGATCAAACCCAGTGACTTATGTGAAAGCTTACGATGCCATTCGTCAGCTTTATGCAGACCAGCCCACAGCCAAACAAAGAAATCTGAAACCAGCTCATTTCTCTTTTAATGTAGATGGTGGACGATGCGAAACTTGCCAGGGAGAGGGTGAAGTGAAAATCGAAATGCAGTTCATGGCAGACTTGCACTTGACCTGTGATGAATGTAAAGGAAAACGATTCAAGGAAGAAATTCTGGAAGTCACTTATAAGGACAAACACATTGCAGACATACTTGATTTGAGTATAGAAGAAAGCCTGTCTTTCTTTGAAGATCAAAAAGCAATTGTCTCAAAATTGCAGCCGCTAGATGATGTTGGACTGGGTTACGTGAAATTGGGGCAATCTTCTAACTCGCTCAGTGGAGGAGAAGCTCAGCGTGTGAAATTGGCGTCATTCCTTGGCAAAGGGCAGTCGGCTAATAAAGAAAAGATCCTTTTCATATTTGATGAACCTACGACTGGCCTGCACTTCAAAGACATTGAAAAACTATTGGATAGTATCAATGCGCTAGTGGACCAGGGCAATACAGTGCTGATCATTGAGCACAATATGGAAATAATCAAATCGGCAGATTGGATTATTGACCTTGGCCCTGATGGTGGAGATCATGGCGGACAGCTTTGTTTTGCTGGCACACCAGAAGATATGGTGAAGTTGGAGAATAATCATACAGCGAGGTATCTTAGAGAAAAAATCAACTGA
- a CDS encoding DUF1343 domain-containing protein, with the protein MVTTGLESLKKNHADIKGNVGYLCHAASIDSNYNHGIDIVKSIFGSRLKKLFSPQHGLFADVQDNMVESDHFHHKHYDLPVYSLYSDTRKPTKQMLEGLDHVLIDLQDVGTRVYTYIYTMTYMMEACAENDVEVIILDRPNPIGGKKTEGNILDSTYRSFVGRHELPMRHGLTMGEVALMAKKHWGINGDLRIIEMQGWQRDQFFWDTKLPWVLPSPNLPNPETAFSFVGSVLFEGTNISEGRGTTKSLETIGHPEILNYDLHPQLLKTFESAGLTGFILRPVSFMPTFQKHAGQVCHGYQIHVTDYKGFSPWSVGQVLCREFFHHLGRDFQWKQPPYEYEEELLPIDILNGTDLVRRWVESNGSIYELRTIENVGMSDFLDKRAEILIY; encoded by the coding sequence ATGGTAACAACCGGACTAGAATCGCTTAAGAAGAACCATGCTGACATTAAAGGTAATGTAGGCTATCTGTGCCATGCGGCATCTATAGATTCCAACTACAACCATGGTATTGATATAGTCAAATCGATTTTCGGCTCCAGGCTAAAGAAGCTGTTTTCGCCACAGCATGGACTCTTTGCTGATGTGCAGGACAACATGGTGGAGTCTGATCATTTCCATCACAAACACTATGACCTACCGGTGTACAGCTTGTACTCGGATACAAGAAAGCCAACGAAACAAATGCTGGAAGGCTTGGATCATGTCCTGATCGACTTGCAAGATGTGGGAACAAGAGTATACACCTACATCTATACCATGACCTACATGATGGAGGCTTGCGCCGAAAATGATGTAGAAGTCATCATTTTAGATCGACCGAACCCGATTGGGGGGAAAAAAACAGAAGGAAACATCCTTGATTCAACCTATCGGTCCTTTGTCGGAAGACATGAGCTGCCCATGCGACACGGTCTTACGATGGGAGAGGTGGCTCTGATGGCCAAAAAGCATTGGGGAATAAATGGCGACTTGAGGATTATTGAGATGCAAGGCTGGCAGCGGGATCAATTTTTTTGGGATACCAAATTACCTTGGGTGCTACCTTCCCCCAACTTACCTAATCCGGAAACGGCCTTCTCATTTGTAGGAAGCGTGCTATTTGAAGGGACTAATATTTCGGAAGGTCGTGGTACGACCAAAAGCTTGGAAACTATAGGCCATCCAGAAATTCTGAATTATGATTTGCACCCTCAGCTGCTCAAAACATTTGAATCAGCAGGATTGACTGGGTTTATTCTAAGACCAGTTTCTTTCATGCCTACTTTTCAAAAGCATGCGGGACAAGTTTGTCACGGTTATCAAATTCATGTAACAGATTATAAAGGTTTTTCTCCTTGGTCTGTTGGACAGGTACTCTGTCGAGAATTTTTCCATCATCTAGGTAGAGACTTTCAGTGGAAACAACCGCCTTATGAATATGAAGAAGAGTTGCTTCCTATTGATATTCTAAATGGTACGGACTTGGTTCGAAGGTGGGTAGAATCGAATGGATCCATATATGAATTAAGGACGATCGAAAATGTAGGGATGTCTGATTTTTTGGACAAAAGAGCCGAAATATTAATCTATTAA
- a CDS encoding bifunctional alpha,alpha-trehalose-phosphate synthase (UDP-forming)/trehalose-phosphatase translates to MAAKQSSKTIIVSNRLPVRIVKEDGKLAFTPSEGGLATGLGSIYKQGDNIWLGWPGAVLNSKAEETQTKKELKEQNMAPVFLTDEDIELYYEGFSNETLWPCFHYFNQFSEFNQEYWESYKAVNQKFADQILKNANANDTIWIHDYQLLLLPALVRAERPDISIGFFLHIPFPSYESFRLLPWRRELLLGMLGADFLGFHTYDDTRHFLSSVSRLAGIGNEHGHINYNNRQIMADALPMGIDYDKYAEVAAAPETLEREVRYRTSIGSEKLILCIDRLDYSKGISQRLKAFEKLLEKYPEYLEKVSILMVVVPSRDQVGKYKELKEEIDLLVGRINGQYSRLSWTPIHYFYRSFPLHALSAFYRMAHVCLVSPMRDGMNLVCKEFIASKLDKKGVLVLSEMAGASKELSDALLVNPNNRHQMVEAIREALEMEEEEQVQRMTVMQNTIKRYNIYHWVDLFMNRLEIVKKAQRSLTTKLLDDKSTKVVVSAYKKSKQPLIFLDYDGTLKGFYGDPQAAKPDEELYALIKSLGKKAHVVIISGRDKTTLGEWFKGSKVDLIGEHGVWLKGHKEDWHTITNLTDMWKEAIGEVLDGYVARTPGSFIEEKDYSLVWHYRKVETGLGELRTRELTSHLKYLASNQNLQVLEGDMVVEIKSTEINKGRAARNWMKRYEGSDFIMAAGDDWTDEDTFKAMPEDAYTIKVGSSNSAAKFSVNSYEDVRALLGALIG, encoded by the coding sequence ATGGCTGCTAAGCAATCGTCAAAAACTATTATTGTATCGAACCGACTACCGGTAAGAATTGTCAAAGAAGATGGAAAATTAGCCTTCACGCCAAGTGAAGGTGGACTGGCTACGGGATTAGGTTCCATTTACAAACAAGGAGATAATATTTGGTTGGGTTGGCCTGGTGCAGTACTTAATAGTAAAGCAGAGGAGACACAAACCAAAAAGGAACTGAAGGAGCAAAATATGGCTCCGGTGTTTTTGACGGATGAAGATATCGAACTCTACTACGAAGGCTTTTCTAACGAGACCCTTTGGCCCTGCTTTCATTACTTCAATCAGTTTTCGGAGTTCAATCAAGAATATTGGGAATCCTATAAGGCAGTCAATCAAAAGTTTGCGGATCAAATTTTGAAAAATGCTAACGCCAATGATACCATCTGGATTCATGATTATCAGTTGTTGTTGTTGCCAGCATTGGTAAGAGCGGAAAGGCCTGATATATCCATAGGCTTCTTTTTACATATTCCTTTTCCATCCTATGAGTCGTTCAGACTTTTACCTTGGAGAAGAGAGTTGTTATTAGGTATGCTCGGCGCAGACTTTTTGGGCTTTCATACCTATGACGATACGCGCCATTTTTTGTCTTCGGTAAGCCGACTGGCTGGTATTGGTAATGAACATGGCCACATCAACTACAACAATCGCCAGATCATGGCGGATGCTTTGCCGATGGGAATCGACTATGATAAATATGCGGAGGTGGCCGCGGCGCCTGAGACTTTAGAGCGTGAGGTGAGATATCGAACCAGTATTGGAAGTGAAAAGCTCATACTTTGTATCGATCGGTTGGATTACTCCAAAGGCATCTCGCAAAGATTGAAAGCATTTGAAAAGCTGTTGGAAAAATATCCAGAGTATCTGGAGAAAGTATCCATTCTAATGGTAGTGGTACCATCAAGAGATCAGGTGGGTAAATACAAAGAGTTGAAAGAAGAAATTGATTTATTGGTCGGACGAATCAATGGGCAATATTCACGCCTCAGTTGGACACCAATCCATTACTTCTACAGATCATTTCCTTTACATGCGCTTTCTGCTTTTTATAGAATGGCACATGTCTGTTTGGTGAGTCCTATGCGTGATGGAATGAACCTGGTGTGTAAGGAATTTATTGCCAGTAAACTGGACAAAAAGGGGGTATTGGTATTGAGTGAAATGGCTGGGGCTTCTAAAGAGCTTTCGGATGCCTTGCTTGTTAACCCTAACAACCGTCACCAGATGGTTGAAGCGATACGTGAAGCGTTGGAAATGGAGGAGGAAGAACAAGTTCAGCGTATGACCGTCATGCAGAATACCATCAAACGATATAATATTTACCACTGGGTAGATCTATTTATGAACCGTTTGGAAATTGTCAAAAAAGCGCAGCGATCTCTTACCACAAAACTGTTAGATGATAAGTCTACCAAAGTGGTGGTATCAGCCTATAAAAAATCTAAACAACCGCTAATTTTCTTAGATTATGATGGCACACTAAAAGGTTTCTATGGAGACCCACAAGCTGCGAAGCCGGATGAGGAATTGTATGCATTGATTAAAAGCCTTGGTAAAAAAGCTCATGTTGTAATAATTAGTGGTAGAGACAAAACTACCCTAGGTGAGTGGTTCAAGGGTTCCAAAGTGGACCTAATCGGAGAACATGGGGTTTGGCTAAAAGGCCACAAAGAAGATTGGCATACGATTACTAACCTGACTGATATGTGGAAAGAGGCGATTGGAGAGGTGCTGGATGGCTATGTGGCTAGAACGCCGGGATCTTTTATTGAAGAAAAGGATTACAGTTTGGTTTGGCATTACCGCAAGGTGGAAACTGGACTTGGAGAATTAAGAACCAGGGAGCTAACCAGCCATTTGAAATACTTGGCCTCTAACCAAAACCTGCAGGTATTGGAAGGAGATATGGTGGTAGAAATCAAAAGCACTGAAATCAACAAAGGCCGCGCGGCTCGCAACTGGATGAAACGCTATGAGGGGTCGGATTTTATTATGGCAGCTGGCGATGACTGGACGGATGAAGACACTTTCAAGGCTATGCCAGAGGATGCCTATACCATCAAAGTAGGGAGCTCTAACTCAGCTGCCAAGTTTAGTGTGAATAGTTATGAAGATGTTAGGGCGTTGTTAGGAGCTCTTATTGGCTAA
- a CDS encoding DUF3703 domain-containing protein, with translation MKLNTAMPKNIKPFYQEEINKYSCALHRHEMAKAWHHLERAHVIGQRFPIQHTETHWKMLLLGCRTGNFKEIIGQVVRLVFGAPLSFINQIPVGNVGSSRVSMTKPQPIPKDIQEVFME, from the coding sequence ATGAAATTGAATACGGCAATGCCCAAGAATATAAAACCTTTCTATCAAGAGGAAATCAATAAGTACAGTTGCGCTTTACATAGGCATGAAATGGCTAAGGCCTGGCATCATCTAGAAAGAGCACATGTCATTGGTCAGCGTTTTCCGATTCAGCACACCGAAACACATTGGAAGATGTTGCTGCTTGGCTGCCGGACAGGAAATTTCAAGGAAATAATTGGTCAAGTGGTAAGACTTGTTTTTGGAGCACCGCTATCTTTCATTAATCAAATTCCTGTCGGCAATGTAGGTAGCAGTCGAGTCTCCATGACCAAGCCTCAACCCATTCCAAAAGACATCCAAGAGGTATTCATGGAATAG